One stretch of Toxoplasma gondii ME49 chromosome XI, whole genome shotgun sequence DNA includes these proteins:
- a CDS encoding Spc97 / Spc98 family protein (encoded by transcript TGME49_310130) — protein MEDPGESRAPGAEAHSGPRRTISHSSHSSSHSIPSVGSFAASSLTRLASLIATAPLPPELRAAFPAHANPEKNSSPEKQAELQRVLEESVLSRVARAQATYGVAAPEASDSKTVHAQRQQVYGHLMRELSASPSPRAAAALPALVPRLERLLLSATTQSPSTPLQRPESIFQLLLHLAELRRAASRRVEASAFSRTSQTADTAAKVERKLPHVRASTVSAATTPRSIRCESISSVHTAQTDGTFPQSAGPRERRGERRDSAREENAFAGRREDTAESSEVLDEKESPHELGLVYDLSGVSEVALLRDIVYTLQGVDGVHVLFDEKLQTYLLSPKVRASNSLRALVSHLAGVGALYRRLVHALQAPEHGGSDAGQEGQGVVAQALRQCMQEQLQEYHRLVAAVEQDVLRSAEDGAWSSITLRRFAVWLQEPFCRMRALAALAEEAKGLKGGPLLSTIYAHSLRGDPELRVLMLHILKRAAEPVTDMIHAWIDHGELRDPADEFFVTQRSHCAVEDLWDKRYFVNVDRIPVFFPPSLASEILRVGKSLNFMRLCMDPAEAEAADFRFPSLSAPARVSFAVEQSKRRTCLPPTVESELARHCDENALRKEETWRGAEGGLPRSDGEKTFAAFAKGDAELAWVNELREKVRVSSATKNKRVVTCLLEKHQLLFYLEGIRKFILLEDGEFTRSLLEAAESHEEQRRSQSAEREFQGLCAEGIAAQPAILAAVDAAARGSGAGAALSEICPALLHALRVRFPPAPVSGATAGEAVGSVSAQRWNEFYLDFKLGPPLSCVCTPGVMGAFHKMFCLQWKLRRAAHAVTSAWLQGRSLYRLQQALQQRKEKRVRENRQAANSGQGNSARQGPSTPRGISRRRSRTPTPARGSASLRREEDGRDQPFLWEKLREKEEQEQQSIAQQRCLGLVNEVAQALSHLQVYLVEDLLNPTWRRMMRLLMACNDFDELLAVHQQCVETLSDGMFLYDAETLQSQLQAQQNASTVGAAGGPSTSACSNPIIMALIQELLFLVSQVTATARTLFSSLEAAATDSDEARGQREREAAAAGASQTLQQIQPRVRGVLLELLRQIEVKQAHVRSRAGATVKGVAFGDRGDALRALRCSLDFNAFYDHQAQLAAGSPPLVLLPALSPAVSPVSPYHPGASSLSYPTLLRRALPGVAAAFLPSGQTAGQEKSHQVLLQLLLLHQRRQQEDEQRGCMQPDGAAGRRATPSPAEKRQEVPEGDAERDDGEGEDARFLRQEMRQQEERHAALLRCLPWLRENDAHRGRGKTPSSLGGAASGSQVSLSSGETPGVLPSRGCCGDEGEVRREPPGREIRCAPRLLTARGRREDSPSPDKARRTNEAAHASKSGAEFFEGEAEARACKARESLPSRGYAEGPTRPPSGPASPEDFEFGKCRRARVLSTDGASHGQSR, from the exons ATGGAGGATCCCGGTGAAAGCCGAGCACCGGGCGCTGAAGCTCACAGTGGTCCCCGTCGAACCATTTCTCACTCTTCTCACTCGTCTTCTCACTCTATTCCTTCTGTGGGGTCTTtcgccgcgtcttctctgacGCGTCTGGCGTCGTTGATTGCGACGGCGCCACTGCCGCCAGAGCTGCGCGCTGCGTTCCCCGCACATGCAAATCCAGAGAAGAATTCCAGtccagagaagcaggcgGAGCTCCAGCGCGTCTTGGAGGAGTCGGTTCTCAGTCGCGTCGCGCGCGCGCAAGCAACATACGGCGTCGCGGCGCCGGAGGCCTCAGACTCCAAAACCGTCCACGCCCAGAGACAGCAGGTGTATGGACACCTCATGC GAGAGTTGtcggcgtcgccttctcctcgcgcaGCGGCTGCGCTGCCGGCGTTAGTCCCGCGTCTGGAGCGCCTGCTGCTCTcggcgacgacgcagagTCCGTCGACGCCTCTGCAGCGCCCGGAGTCGATTTTTCAGCTTCTGTTACATTTGGCGGAGCTCCGGAGAGCAGCCTCCCGCCGGGTCGAAGCCTCGGCCTTTTCCAGGACTTCTCAGACCGCAGACACGGCTgcgaaagtggagagaaagctCCCTCACGTTCGTGCGTCCACAGTCTCGGCGGCGACGACGCCGCGGAGCATCCGGTGCGAGAGCATCtcgagtgtacatacagcgcAGACAGACGGGACGTTCCCTCAGAGCGCCGGGCCGCGCGAGCGACgcggagaaaggcgcgaCTCTGCGCGCGAGGAAAATGCCTTTGCAGGAAGGCGTGAAGACACCGCAGAGAGCTCTGAAGTTctggacgagaaagagagtcCACACGAACTTGGGCTCGTATACG ACTTGTCTGGAGTCTCGGAAGTCGCGCTTCTGCGAGACATCGTCTACACTCTTCAAG GTGTCGACGGTGTGCATGTCTTGTTCGACGAGAAGCTTCAGACGTATCTTCTCTCGCCCAAG gtCCGTGCGTCGAACAGTCTTCGCGCACTCGTCTCGCATCTCGCTGGCGTCGGCGCGCTCTACCGGCGGCTCGTCCACGCGCTACAAGCCCCCGAA CACGGAGGAAGCGATGCTGGACAAGAAGGGCAAGGCGTTGTGGCGCAAGCTCTCcggcagtgcatgcaggagcAACTTCAAGAGTATCACAGACTTGTCGCCGCTGTCGAGCAGGATGTTCTTCG GTCCGCCGAGGACGGAGCTTGGAGCAGCATCACGCTGCGCAGATTCGCCGTCTGGCTGCAGGAACCTTTTTGTCGTATGCGTGCGCTGGCGGCGCTC gccgaagaagcgaagggtCTCAAAGGCGGCCCTCTCCTTTCTACCATTTACG CCCACAGCCTGCGAGGAGATCCCGAGCTGCGCGTCCTCATGCTGCACATC CTGAAACGCGCTGCGGAGCCTGTGACCGACATGATCCACGCCTGGATTGACCACGGCGAACTCCG agaccCTGCGGACGAATTCTTTGTGACTCAGCGATCCCACTGCGCCGTTGAGGACCTCTGGGATAAGCG GTACTTTGTGAACGTCGATCGCATTCCGGTTTTTTTTCCACCCTCTCTGGCCTCTGAAATTCTGCGCGTTGGCAAGAGCCTCAATTTCATGAG GCTGTGTATGGATCCCGCAGAGGCCGAGGCCGCAGActttcgctttccttcgctgtctgcgcctgcgcgcgtctccttcgcggtGGAGCAGTCGAAACGGAGAACCTGCCTGCCGCCCACAGTGGAGAGTGAGCTTGCGCGGCACTGTGACGAGAACGCtctgaggaaagaagaaacctgGAGAGGTGCAGAAGGCGGACTCCCGCGAAgtgacggagagaagacctTCGCGGCCTTCGCCAAAGGCGACGCGGAACTCGCCTGGGTCAACGAACTCAGAGAGAAAGTCCGAGTCTCCTCAGCCACGaaaaacaagcg GGTCGTCACCTGTTTGCTGGAGAAACATCAACTGCTCTTCTACCTGGAAGGCATTCGCAA ATTTATTCTTCTGGAGGACGGCGAGTTTACACGAAGTCTGTTGGAGGCAGCTGAGAGCCACGAGGAGCAGCGACGCTCGcagtctgcagagagagaattCCAAGGCTTGTGTGCTGAAGGAATCGCAGCTCAACCTGCCATCCTCGCTGCAGTCGACGCTGCTGCGAGAGGAA GCGGAGCAGGTGCCGCGTTGTCGGAGATCTGCCCTgcgttgctgcatgcgctgcggGTGCGGTTCCCGCCGGCGCCGGTGTCGGGGGCGACGGCAGGCGAGGCTGTGGGGAGTGTCTCCGCGCAGAGGTGGAACGAGTTTTACCTCGACTTCAAGCTCGGGCCGCCGCTctcgtgtgtgtgtacacccGGCGTGATGGGGGCGTTCCATAAGATGTTTTGCCTGCAGTGGAAGCTGCGTcgcgcggcgcatgcagtgacgAGTGCGTGGCTGCAGGGTCGGTCGCTGTACCGCCTGCAGCAGGCACTGCAGCagcggaaagagaagcgcgtACGCGAGAACAGGCAGGCGGCGAACTCTGGACAAGGGAACTCCGCGCGGCAAGGGCCGTCAACGCCTCGCGGAATCTCCAGGCGACGGTCGCGGACGCCGACGCCTGCGCGAGGCAGCGCGTCGCttcggcgagaagaagacggtcGAGACCAGCCGTTCCTGTGGGAGAAACtccgcgagaaagaggagcaggAACAGCAGAGCATCGCGCAACAAAGGTGTCTCGGTCTCGTCAATGAGGTCGCTCAAGCCCTTTCCCACCTGCAAGTCTACCTCGTCGAGGATCTGCTCAACCCCACCTGGAGACGCATGATGCGCCTCCTCATGGC ATGCAACGACTTCGACGAACTCCTGGCCGTACACCAGCAGTGTGTCGAGACGCTCTCC GACGGGATGTTCCTCtacgacgcagagacgcttcAGAGTCAGCTGCAGGCGCAGCAGAACGCTTCGACGGTCGGCGCCGCGGGAGGACCCTCGaccagcgcatgcagcaaccCAATTATTATGGCGCTCATCCAGGAGCTCCTCTTCTTGGTCTCTCAAGTGACTGCAACGGCG CGAACTTTGTTTAGCTCTTTGGAGGCCGCGGCGACGGACTCAGACGAGGCGCGAGGGCAGCGCGAGCgcgaagcagcagcggcggGGGCGAGTCAGACGCTGCAGCAGATTCAGCCGCGAGTTCGAGGAGTTCTCCTCGAGCTTCTTCGGCAGATCGAAGTGAAACAGGCGCATGTGCGGTCGCGCGCAGGCGCCACCGTCAAAGGCGTCGCGTTCGGTGACCGAGGAGACGCTCTACG agcTCTGCGTTGCTCGCTGGATTTCAACGCGTTCTACGATCACCAGGCGCAACTGGCTGCAGGGAGTCCGCCGTTGGTGTTGCTACCGGCTCTGTCTCCAGCGGTatctccggtgtctccgtaCCATCCCGGCGCGTCAAGTCTCTCGTACCCCACACTGCTGCGGCGCGCGCTTCCGGGCGTCGCCGCCGCGTTCCTCCCGAGTGGACAGACCGCCGGGCAAGAGAAGTCGCACCAGGTTTTGCTGCAGCTGTTGCTTCTCCACCAGCGCCGACAGCAGGAAGACGAGCAGcgcgggtgcatgcagcctgaCGGCGCAGCCGGCCGGCGCGCGACGCCGAGTCCGGCGGAGAAGCGGCAAGAAGTccccgaaggagacgcggagagagacgacggagagggagaagacgctcgcttccttcgccaGGAGATGCGgcagcaggaagaaaggcatGCGGCGCTGTTGCGCTGTTTGCCTTGGCTgcgagagaacgacgcgCACAGAGGCAGGGGGAAGACGCCTTCCAGTCTGGGAGGCGCAGCGAGTGGATCTCAGgtgtcgctgtcttctggagagacgccgggAGTTTTGCCCTCGCGAGGCTGCtgcggagacgagggagaagttCGCAGAGAGCCTCCAGGACGAGAAATCCGCTGCGCCCCGCGACTCCTCACCGCGCGCGGCCGACGCGAAGACTCGCCGAGCCCAGACAAGGCACGGCGAACAAACGAggccgcgcatgcaagcaaAAGCGGAGCGGAGTTTTTTgaaggagaggcggaggcgcgtgcatgcaaggcgCGAGAAAGCCTTCCAAGCAGAGGCTACGCCGAAGGACCCACACGACCCCCGAGCGGACCAGCGAGTCCAGAAGACTTTGAGTTCGGAAAATGCCGCCGAGCTAGAGTTCTCTCGACCGACGGCGCTTCGCATGGACAGAGTCGATGA
- a CDS encoding hypothetical protein (encoded by transcript TGME49_310140~Predicted trans-membrane domain (TMHMM2.0):6-29:35-58:247-270:307-327:388-411:501-524:569-592:612-635:691-714), with product MSLLLGGWVYAVTAGGLLLLSGSLYWFYVRRKASNLVAFMVFSATLATVFLLCLLVPLDILVASRPGKAEFPGVAVVFRKIELPSEGTSANLSADIDKTEGETKASNSPPRRLTAAGVSTDSISSNETSRQSFSSRAKNSYPRSLFHLPDLSTGSTARRLATQGLPSSSPSASSTSLSSLSASEFKLSAAEVKEAARGPSFSFFYPDKSFSAEAGEVKAFESLMQRLQTGAAVQLPPLSLDALSLKQLYVSLFSLLLFLTYLALPFAFFYSRRLRSLKTEFGRGRSYEIDTSVVPPFTVACAAAQQTLIFVVLLLLFLSLCLTQRPSFRQPSSTSSPPYSSSPFLHASDQGRLDAAASVDYLLRYTAAVFDLDHSGADSLLFVVSALLAFGQLGWVVAGAYGLAALPALWLRGRMTPAQQQREVQREIAELREQQRQLQSKYVNAGGASLKEMSEKDRAKLLELQAQQQQFTQRTYRLQEEEHQQSTFFAVLCRGVLLPFRWVFGVLLFLFSLSVAGALFLALLQRLEFSRCTYSCGFVLDDDATAREGVLFNPLDELLVRLSQFFPADFLLVGAYFALLFLCLLYGFFSLRVRICKKTCEPVRAGRTPPESLLILCFLLVHFLLAASLALLSVAPRYASFGAQTFSPANGSDPIPCSLQATASGEETTCRMSFFAAVFSRASVAYPSFANFFFFSNWAFLGIYALCTLYCLLTRPKQPHLSDRWLEEEESEGSFNRHANPGFAMQDGNSSLFRASRKDEETLKLLATCDEDSV from the exons ATGTCTCTCTTGCTGGGGGGGTGGGTGTACGCGGTGACGGCGGGCggtctgctgcttctctccggaTCGCTCTACTGGTTCTACGTGCGTCGAAAAGCCTCCAACCTCGTCGCGTTCATGGTCTTCTCCGCGACCCTCGCCaccgtcttcctcctctgtctcctcgttcctctcgacATCCTCGTTGCGAGCCGTCCAGGAAAGGCGGAGTTCCCAGGtgtcgccgtcgtcttcAGAAAAATCGAACTTCCTTCAGAGGGAACATCCGCAAACCTTTCTGCCGACATCGacaagacagaaggcgagacaaagGCCTCCAACTCTCCTCCCCGAAGACTCACAGCCGCTGGAGTCTCAACAGACAGTATCTCGAGTAACGAGACCTCCCGAcagtctttctcttctcgcgcgaaAAACAGTTATCCTCGATCTCTGTTTCACCTCCCTGACCTGTCTACTGGATCTACTGCACGACGTCTCGCCACTCAAggccttccttcctcctctccctctgcttcttctacctctctttcttctctctctgcttcggaGTTCAAGTTGTCTGCTGCGGAAGTGAAGGAAGCTGCACGCGGACcatctttttcgtttttctatCCAGACaagtctttctctgcagaggccGGGGAAGTGAAGGCGTTCGAGTCTCTGATGCAGCGCTTGCAGACCGGCGCGGCAGTGCAACTGCCGCCTTTGTCTCTGGACGCTCTCTCGCTCAAGCAACTTTacgtctcgctcttctcgcttctcctcttcctcacgtacctcgctctccccttcgccttcttctacTCCAGGCGGCTGCGCAGCCTCAAGACA gagtTCGGCCGCGGCCGCTCCTACGAGATTGACACTTCAGTTGTTCCACCGTTCACTGTCGCATGTGCAGCAGCTCAACAGACTCTCATCTttgtcgttcttctccttcttttcctctctctctgcctcactCAACGACCATCGTTCCGTCAACCTTCTTCtacttcttcgcctccgtattcttcgtctccttttttgcaTGCGAGCGATCAAGGTCGGCTGGATGCGGCTGCGAGCGTGGACTACCTGCTTCGCTACACTGCCGCAGTTTTCGATCTCGACCACAGTGGCGCAGACTCGCTGCTTTTTGTGGTGTCtgcgcttctcgccttcg gTCAGCTGGGATGGGTCGTAGCGGGCGCGTATGGCCTGGCGGCTCTGCCTGCTTTGTGGCTGAGAGGCCGCATGACGCctgcgcagcagcagcgcgaagtgcagagagaaatcgCAGAACTCCGCGAGCAACAGCGCCAGCTCCAA AGTAAATACGTAAACGCTGGCGGCGCGTCTCTGAAGGAGATGAGTGAGAAGGATCGAGCAAAGCTGCTGGAGCTgcaggcgcagcagcagcagttTACGCAGCGGACGTATCGGCTCCAG gaagaagaacatcAGCAGTCGACGTTCTTCGCGGTGCTATGCCGCGGCGTTCTGCTTCCGTTTCGCTGGGTCTTTGGAGTCctgttgtttcttttctcgctctcggttGCCGGCGCGTTgttcctcgcgcttctccagcgtctcgagttctccaggtgtacgtacagctgcGGCTTCGTGCTCGACGACGACGCAACTGCGCGAGAGGGAGTCTTGTTCAATCCTCTGGACGAGCTCCTCGTGCGACTTTCGCAG tTCTTCCCTGCCGACTTCCTCCTAGTGGGCGCGtacttcgctctcctcttcctctgtctcctctacggctttttttctttgcgcGTCCGAATCTGCAAGAAAACCTGCGAGCCTGTTCGCGCAGGTCGCACGCCTCCAGAG AGTCTCTTgattctctgttttctcctcgttcattttctcctcgccgcctctctcgcccttCTCTCA GTGGCTCCGCGGTATGCCTCCTTCGGCGCGCAGACGTTCTCGCCCGCA AACGGCAGCGATCCTATTCCGTGTTCTCTCCAAGCCACTGCAAGCGGCGAAGAAACGACTTGTCGgatgtctttcttcgccgctgtcttctctcgagcttcTGTCG CGTATCCTTCTTTCGCaaatttcttcttcttctctaaCTGGGCGTTTCTAG gCATTTACGCGCTCTGCACCCTTTACTGTCTGCTGACTCGCCCAAAGCAGCCGCATCTGTCGGACCGGTGgctagaggaagaagaaagcgaagggaGTTTCAATCGCCACGCGAATCCGGGCTTCGCGATGCAGGACGGGAACAGCAGTCTTTTCCGGGCAAGTcggaaagacgaggaaacgctCAAGCTGCTGGCGACCTGCGACGAGGACTCTGTGTGA
- a CDS encoding AMP-binding enzyme domain-containing protein (encoded by transcript TGME49_310150), with amino-acid sequence MPVSGARASCGDSYSVLATQLARVRRTFFLSAGDVVTRKKHAFDAVSLVFGWKLSASSGVVNECSRLNLVDIRPATSEKESLFQRCSETRRRKPLGFLDTMIYATPVGSPGPGESATWQSTGFAAYSASPMPLGESSYRTLLDPDLQVASFAGSRILDPLTDDDWWESAYGIFLVGVSAHAGPEKPCIGERRSAAIADGFDYTTYAQVDETVRALGSGLADLMRKDGIKLETFPDEERNDGKFANVGILLQSRKEWLFTDLAVSAYPPLTSVTLHYTFPAEHVKSIAEQSKLSCIVTDVDKLKLLAELKPSLGELKTIVVMSARSPLDPPEELDLSGEKKEFAALGVELLSFDEVIDIGRKHPTRPVVKQDPERVFTIVYTSGTTGNPKGVMLTNRNWVAVIRALHIQNRTTLGITPDFVHICYLPLSHVFERVIEYAALAHGVRIAFFSRKRELIPDDWRAAQPSLVLMVPKLATTLLEKIEARLNAQPLVKRLLVGFAVSRKLRSPSKGSQPSFLYDAVLGGSRIMRERIFGSADNMKFAACGGGKLDPAVQQKLEKYLGLNIIQGWGMTETAGAGSWQAYRGDDAYDSVGGPTACMEVKVRSWESYDATRAERPQGELLVRGDNIFAGYFRQKELTAESLVFDDGVGGSGKKPWLLTGDVVEIQPNGSMNIIDRKKSLIKLAQGEYLQTEKLEGIYGASAFVDNIFVHGYDSQSYPVAVVVPNRQKVLAWARTAYGRRAEAERESAAQSDETLFKTALADFELKKEVLADFDQLAREADLLGFEKVKNVFLTADVWTPENGMLTPTFKSKRTLLVRKYTPEIDELYRQLVNKQFVADVNSAVALRDAPWWSRFLLPWLRSWWS; translated from the exons ATGCCTGTCTCGGGCGCTCGTGCTTCTTGCGGCGACAGCTACTCCGTGCTCGCGACGCAACTCGCTAGAGTCAGGCGAACCTTTTTTCTCAGCGCGGGGGATGTCGTCACGCGAAAGAAGCACGCTTTTGACGCGGTAAGTTTGGTTTTTGGGTGGAAGCTTTCCGCGTCCTCGGGCGTCGTCAACGAGTGCAGCCGTCTCAATCTTGTGGACATCCGGCCAGCAACGTCGGAAAAAGAgtctcttttccagagaTGTTCTGAAACTCGGCGCAGGAAACCTCTCGGCTTTCTGGACACGATGATATACGCGACCCCTGTTGGCAGTCCAG GTCCGGGCGAAAGCGCGACATGGCAGTCTACGGGATTTGCGGCTTACTCCGCAAGCCCGATGCCTTTGGGGGAGAGCTCCTACAGAACGCTGTTGGACCCAGATCTGCAAGTCGCTTCGTTCGCAGGTTCCCGGATTCTCGATCCCCTGACAGACGACGACTGGTGGGAGAGCGCGTACGGCATTTTCTTGGTGGGAGtgtccgcgcatgcagggccTGAGAAGCCGTGCATTGGCGAACGGAGAAGTGCAGCCATTGCTGACGGCTTTGACTACACTACCTACGCACAAGTCGACGAAACCGTCCGCGCGCTCGGTTCGGGGCTCGCGGACCTTATGCGAAAGGACGGAATCAAACTGGAGACGTTCCccgacgaagagcgaaatGACGGCAAGTTTGCCAACGTCGGCATTCTCCTCCAGTCCAGAAAAGAGTGGCTCTTCACGGACTTGGCCGTCTCCGCCTACCCTCCACTCACTTCGGTCACCCTCCACTACACCTTCCCTGCTGAGCATGTCAAAAGCATCGCCGAACAGTCCA AGCTCTCGTGCATTGTCACCGACGTAGACAAGTTGAAGCTCCTCGCAGAGTTGAAGCCGTCGCTTGGGGAACTGAAGACCATCGTTGTGATGAGCGCGAGGTCGCCTCTGGATCCGCCAGAAGAGCTGGATCTctcaggagagaaaaaagagtttGCGGCGCTCGGCGTTGAGTTGCTCTCCTTCGACGAAGTGATTGATATCGGCAGGAAGCACCCGACGCGTCCGGTGGTCAAGCAAGACCCAGAGCGCGTGTTCACCATTGTCTATACTTCTG GAACGACGGGCAATCCGAAGGGCGTGATGCTCACAAACAGGAACTGGGTGGCGGTGATTCGCGCGCTGCACATTCAGAATCGCACGACACTGGGGATCACTCCCGACTTTGTGCACATTTGTTACTTGCCGCTGTCACACGTCTTTGAGAGGGTGATTGAGTACGCGGCGCTGGCACACGGCGTCCGcatcgcgtttttctcccggAAGCGTGAACTGATTCCTGACGACTGGCGTGCGGCGCAGCCGTCGCTCGTCTTGATGGTTCCGAAGCTCGCGACGACTTTGCTGGAGAAGATCGAGGCGCGTCTAAACGCGCAGCCGCTGGTGAAGCGGCTCCTGGTCGGTTTCGCGGTCTCGCGAAAGCTGCGGTCGCCGTCGAAGGGGTCCCAGCCGAGTTTTCTCTACGACGCGGTGCTCGGGGGTTCGCGCATCATGCGCGAGCGGATCTTTGGGTCTGCGGACAACATGAAGTTCGCGGCGTGCGGCGGCGGGAAACTGGACCCCGCGGTCCagcagaaactcgagaaatATCTCGGCCTGAACATCATCCAGGGGTGGGGCATGACCGAGACGGCGGGCGCCGGGAGCTGGCAGGCGTACCGCGGCGACGATGCGTACGACAGCGTAGGCGGTCCGACGGCTTGCATGGAGGTGAAAGTTCGTTCCTGGGAGAGCTATGACGCGACCAGGGCGGAGCGCCCGCAGGGCGAGCTCCTCGTCCGCGGAGACAACATCTTCGCCGGCTACTTTCGTCAGAAAGAGCTGACGGCGGAGAGTCTCGTCTTCGACGATGGTGTCGGCGGATCTGGGAAGAAGCCGTGGCTCCTCACCGGCGACGTCGTCGAGATCCAGCCGAACGGCTCGATGAATATCATTGACCGGAAGAAGAGTCTGATAAAACTCGCGCAGGGCGAGTACCTGCAGACGGAGAAACTGGAGGGCATCTACGGCGCCAGTGCGTTCGTCGACAACATCTTTGTCCACGGCTACGACTCGCAGTCGTACCCCGTCGCCGTCGTGGTGCCGAACCGGCAGAAAGTCCTGGCGTGGGCAAGGACCGCGTACGGAAGACGCGCGGAAGCCGAACGCGAGAGCGCAGCTCAGAGCGACGAGACGCTCTTCAAGACCGCGCTGGCGGACTTTgagttgaagaaggaagtcCTTGCGGACTTCGACCAGCTCGCGAGAGAGGCCGACCTCCTCGGTTTCGAGAAAGTCAAAAACGTCTTCCTCACTGCGGACGTGTGGACCCCAGAGAACGGCATGCTGACCCCGACCTTCAAGTCGAAGCGCACGCTGCTGGTCCGCAAGTACACGCCCGAGATCGAcgagctgtacagacagctggtGAACAAACAATTCGTGGCGGATGTGAACTCCGCAGTGGCTCTCAGAGACGCGCCGTGGTGGAGTCGCTTTCTCCTGCCCTGGCTGCGGTCGTGGTGGTCGTAG